In Saccharothrix syringae, the following are encoded in one genomic region:
- a CDS encoding mannitol dehydrogenase family protein encodes MPLLNARTLADHAARVPVPTYDRRRVRTGIVHFGVGGFHRAHQAVYLDELMRRGQALDWGICGVGLLPGDRAMRDVLAAQDHLYTVVVKHADGTREPRVMGSVVRYLYAPDDPAAVVDRLVDEATRVVSLTITEGGYNVDPATGRFDADNPAIRADLAPGAVPRSVFGLVVEALVRRRERGLPPFTVVSCDNLAGNGDVARDSFTAFAALRDPGLGEWVRREVRFPNSMVDRITPVTTDADRAGLARDHGVEDGWPVVCEPFAQWVLEDSFTAGRPPLEEVGVQLVADVEPYELMKLRLLNAAHQVLCYLGALVGYRFVHEVCRDPLFAAFLLRYLEREATPTLRPVPGVDLDRYRRGLLERFRNQEVADTLARLCADTSDRVPEFLLPVVRDNLDAGGEVDLAAAVVAGWARYAEGVDERGEPIEVVDRLREPLAAAARRRDDPLAFLRRREVFGDLVDDPRFTAPYTRALEALRTRGARALLGELVAAPACA; translated from the coding sequence ATGCCGCTGCTCAACGCCCGCACCCTCGCCGACCACGCCGCGCGCGTGCCGGTGCCCACCTACGACCGCCGCCGCGTCCGCACCGGGATCGTGCACTTCGGCGTCGGCGGCTTCCACCGGGCCCACCAGGCCGTCTACCTGGACGAGCTGATGCGCCGCGGGCAGGCCCTCGACTGGGGGATCTGCGGCGTCGGCCTGCTGCCCGGGGACCGCGCGATGCGGGACGTGCTCGCCGCGCAGGACCACCTCTACACCGTGGTGGTCAAGCACGCCGACGGGACGCGCGAACCGCGCGTCATGGGATCGGTCGTGCGGTACCTCTACGCCCCCGACGACCCCGCGGCCGTGGTGGACCGGCTGGTGGACGAGGCGACCCGCGTCGTGTCGCTCACCATCACCGAGGGCGGGTACAACGTCGACCCCGCCACCGGGCGCTTCGACGCGGACAACCCCGCGATCCGGGCCGACCTGGCGCCGGGCGCGGTGCCGAGGTCGGTGTTCGGGCTGGTCGTCGAGGCACTGGTGCGCCGCCGGGAACGCGGCCTGCCGCCGTTCACGGTCGTGTCGTGCGACAACCTCGCCGGCAACGGGGACGTGGCCCGGGACTCCTTCACCGCCTTCGCCGCCCTGCGCGACCCCGGGCTCGGCGAGTGGGTGCGCCGGGAGGTCCGCTTCCCCAACTCGATGGTCGACCGCATCACCCCGGTGACCACGGACGCCGACCGCGCCGGCCTCGCGCGCGACCACGGCGTCGAGGACGGGTGGCCCGTGGTGTGCGAGCCGTTCGCCCAGTGGGTGCTGGAGGACTCCTTCACCGCCGGCAGGCCCCCGCTGGAGGAGGTGGGCGTCCAGCTCGTCGCCGACGTCGAGCCGTACGAGCTGATGAAGCTGCGGCTGCTCAACGCGGCCCACCAGGTGCTGTGCTACCTCGGCGCCCTGGTCGGGTACCGGTTCGTCCACGAGGTCTGCCGGGACCCGCTGTTCGCCGCGTTCCTGCTGCGCTACCTGGAGCGCGAGGCGACCCCGACGCTGCGACCGGTGCCCGGCGTGGACCTCGACCGCTACCGCCGCGGGCTGCTGGAGCGGTTCCGCAACCAGGAGGTGGCCGACACCCTCGCCCGGCTGTGCGCGGACACCTCCGACCGGGTACCGGAGTTCCTCCTGCCGGTCGTGCGGGACAACCTCGACGCCGGCGGGGAGGTCGACCTCGCCGCCGCCGTCGTGGCGGGCTGGGCCCGGTACGCCGAGGGCGTGGACGAGCGCGGCGAGCCGATCGAGGTGGTCGACCGGTTGCGCGAACCGCTCGCGGCCGCCGCCCGCCGGCGCGACGACCCGCTGGCGTTCCTCCGCCGGCGCGAGGTGTTCGGCGACCTCGTCGACGACCCGCGGTTCACCGCGCCCTACACCCGCGCCCTGGAGGCGTTGCGCACCAGGGGGGCACGGGCCCTGCTCGGGGAGCTGGTCGCCGCGCCGGCCTGCGCCTGA
- a CDS encoding HAD family hydrolase — translation MSTPDLTGTTTLLLDADGTLFPSEEPAFDASARVTREFADRFGLTGDFSPGHLRRTTTGKNFRTTAGDLLAAAGVTADPDELERWVRREQDEVSAHLGRVLRPRPDVLAALSELRRHYRLAVVSSSALARLAACFTAAGLDDLLPADVRFSAEDSLPTPTSKPDPAVYLHALDRLGVGPGQAVAVEDSATGAGSAVAAGITTAGIVQFVPDDERADRVRALDRAGVARVVRSWEELTRHLLDDSLAVPT, via the coding sequence ATGAGCACCCCCGACCTGACCGGCACCACCACGCTGCTGCTCGACGCCGACGGCACCCTGTTCCCCTCCGAGGAACCGGCCTTCGACGCCTCGGCCCGCGTCACCAGGGAGTTCGCCGACCGGTTCGGGCTGACCGGCGACTTCTCGCCCGGGCACCTGCGCCGCACCACCACCGGCAAGAACTTCCGCACCACCGCCGGCGACCTGCTCGCCGCGGCCGGGGTGACCGCCGACCCGGACGAGCTGGAGCGGTGGGTGCGGCGGGAGCAGGACGAGGTCTCCGCGCACCTGGGCCGGGTCCTGCGACCGCGGCCCGACGTGCTGGCCGCCCTGTCGGAGCTGCGGCGGCACTACCGGCTGGCCGTGGTCAGCTCCAGCGCGCTGGCCCGCCTCGCCGCCTGCTTCACCGCCGCGGGCCTGGACGACCTGCTGCCCGCGGACGTGCGCTTCAGCGCCGAGGACAGCCTGCCGACCCCCACCAGCAAACCCGACCCCGCCGTCTACCTCCACGCCCTCGACCGGCTCGGCGTCGGCCCCGGGCAGGCCGTGGCGGTGGAGGACTCGGCCACCGGGGCGGGCTCGGCGGTGGCCGCGGGCATCACCACCGCCGGCATCGTGCAGTTCGTCCCCGACGACGAGCGCGCCGACCGCGTCCGGGCGCTCGACCGGGCGGGCGTCGCCCGGGTCGTGCGCTCCTGGGAGGAGCTGACCCGGCACCTGCTCGACGACAGCCTCGCGGTGCCGACGTGA
- a CDS encoding nucleoside hydrolase, with the protein MRMILDTDPGNGVPGADVDDGLAIGLALRSPEIELEAITVVAGNVAVDRGVRGALEVLEAAGATHVPVHRGASRPLVQDPTAWRARLDGRRDEESAREHWRHLPVSRTALAADPTPAARVLVDRVDERPGEITVLAIGPLTNIATAMAIDPEWSQKIKQLVVMAGAFDVPNVLHELNAAYDPEATHVVLNSGAPLLIVPLDVTLRTFMRLGDVDRLDAAGTPLATYLGRTARPWITWLAERFGEDGCALHDPLALAALLDPAVIGTRTARVDVELRGRLTRGRMVSWDDEVLRGDLELPDLSPVLIADRVDNDLFMPLLLDRLTS; encoded by the coding sequence ATGAGGATGATCCTGGACACCGACCCGGGCAACGGCGTCCCCGGTGCGGACGTCGACGACGGCCTGGCCATCGGGCTCGCCCTGAGGTCACCGGAGATCGAGCTGGAGGCCATCACGGTCGTGGCCGGGAACGTGGCCGTCGACCGGGGCGTGCGGGGCGCGCTGGAGGTCCTGGAGGCCGCCGGCGCGACGCACGTGCCGGTGCACCGGGGCGCCTCGCGACCGCTGGTGCAGGACCCGACCGCGTGGCGGGCGCGGCTCGACGGCCGCCGCGACGAGGAGTCCGCGCGCGAGCACTGGCGGCACCTGCCCGTCTCCCGCACGGCCCTCGCCGCCGACCCCACCCCCGCCGCCCGGGTGCTGGTGGACCGCGTGGACGAGCGGCCGGGTGAGATCACGGTGCTGGCGATCGGACCGCTGACCAACATCGCCACCGCCATGGCGATCGACCCGGAGTGGTCGCAGAAGATCAAGCAGCTCGTCGTCATGGCCGGCGCGTTCGACGTGCCCAACGTGCTCCACGAGCTGAACGCCGCCTACGACCCCGAGGCGACGCACGTCGTGCTCAACAGCGGTGCGCCGCTGCTCATCGTCCCGCTCGACGTCACCCTGCGCACCTTCATGCGCCTCGGGGACGTCGACCGGCTCGACGCCGCGGGCACGCCCCTGGCGACCTACCTGGGCCGCACCGCCCGCCCGTGGATCACCTGGCTGGCCGAGCGCTTCGGGGAGGACGGGTGCGCGCTGCACGACCCGCTCGCGCTCGCGGCGCTGCTCGACCCCGCCGTCATCGGCACCCGCACCGCCCGCGTCGACGTCGAGCTGAGGGGCAGGCTGACCCGCGGGCGCATGGTCTCCTGGGACGACGAGGTGCTGCGCGGCGACCTGGAGCTGCCCGACCTCAGCCCGGTGCTGATCGCGGACCGCGTCGACAACGACCTGTTCATGCCGCTGCTGCTCGACCGCCTCACCTCCTGA
- a CDS encoding inositol monophosphatase family protein, which yields MDPDELLSVAREAALEGARTAMSWWGGELLVEEKAGPDDLVSQADRDTERVIRSVLARHRPDDGVLGEEDGATTGTGGVRWIVDPVDGTTSYLYGRSDWAVSVAAADAADGRLLAGVVVEPVTGRVTEARAGGGTSADGRPVRRLARRDLSRALVELNLGRPPQRVLAGRVVDALVPRVRDVRRGGSAAAALARVATGRADAVWAPGLQPWDCAAGVLLVQEAGGTTGDLDGPAPGTWPASGDVLAAAGPLWTALREVLAPVWASGPA from the coding sequence GTGGACCCCGATGAGCTGCTGTCCGTCGCCCGCGAGGCCGCGCTGGAGGGGGCGCGGACGGCGATGTCGTGGTGGGGCGGCGAACTCCTCGTCGAGGAGAAGGCGGGTCCGGACGACCTGGTCAGCCAGGCCGACCGCGACACCGAGCGGGTCATCCGGTCGGTGCTGGCGCGGCACCGCCCCGACGACGGCGTGCTCGGCGAGGAGGACGGCGCCACCACCGGCACCGGCGGCGTCCGCTGGATCGTCGACCCCGTCGACGGGACGACGAGCTACCTCTACGGGCGGTCCGACTGGGCGGTCAGCGTCGCCGCGGCGGACGCGGCCGACGGCAGGCTGCTGGCCGGTGTGGTGGTCGAGCCGGTGACCGGCCGGGTCACCGAGGCCCGGGCCGGCGGCGGCACCTCGGCGGACGGGAGGCCGGTCCGGCGCCTCGCGCGGCGGGACCTCTCCCGCGCCCTGGTCGAGCTCAACCTCGGCCGCCCGCCGCAGCGGGTGCTGGCCGGTCGCGTGGTCGACGCCCTCGTGCCCCGCGTGCGCGACGTGCGCCGCGGTGGCAGCGCGGCCGCGGCGCTCGCCCGGGTGGCCACCGGTCGGGCGGACGCGGTGTGGGCGCCCGGCCTGCAGCCCTGGGACTGCGCCGCAGGCGTCCTGCTGGTCCAGGAAGCGGGCGGGACGACCGGCGACCTCGACGGCCCCGCGCCGGGCACCTGGCCGGCCAGCGGCGACGTGCTGGCCGCGGCGGGCCCGCTGTGGACCGCCCTGAGGGAGGTCCTGGCCCCGGTGTGGGCATCGGGGCCGGCCTGA